The following proteins come from a genomic window of Tepidiforma thermophila:
- a CDS encoding VOC family protein, producing MERKNTEFEFRGINHLALVCRDMERTVDFYCNVLGMPLIKTIELPNNMGQHFFFDIGNGDSLAFFWFPDAPEAAPGIASPAGMPGEGELATAHGSMNHVAFDVPPEKFDEYYEKIKAKGIKVTPILNHDDSPRQVSREVHEGTFIRSFYFQDPDGILLEFATWTRPLGPDDVKHRPARAADRDRYLGLVGTGGG from the coding sequence CGTCTGCCGGGACATGGAGCGCACCGTCGACTTCTACTGCAACGTGCTCGGCATGCCGCTCATCAAGACGATCGAGCTGCCGAACAACATGGGCCAGCACTTCTTCTTCGACATCGGGAACGGTGACTCGCTTGCCTTCTTCTGGTTCCCCGACGCTCCCGAGGCCGCGCCCGGGATTGCGTCGCCGGCCGGCATGCCCGGTGAAGGCGAACTGGCGACCGCCCACGGGTCAATGAACCACGTCGCCTTCGACGTGCCGCCCGAGAAGTTCGACGAGTACTACGAGAAAATCAAGGCCAAGGGCATCAAGGTCACCCCGATCCTGAATCACGACGACAGCCCGCGGCAGGTCTCGCGCGAGGTGCACGAGGGAACGTTTATCCGCTCCTTCTACTTCCAGGACCCGGACGGCATCCTTCTCGAATTTGCAACCTGGACACGGCCGCTCGGCCCGGACGACGTCAAGCACAGGCCGGCGCGGGCTGCGGACCGCGACCGCTACCTCGGCCTGGTCGGCACCGGCGGCGGCTAG